Genomic DNA from Thalassoroseus pseudoceratinae:
ACGACGAGCATGGTGAGAAGTGAAAGTCGCATGGTATCAAGACCTTTCCGGTAAACGCGGATGACGTGGTTCTCCGTTTGCCATTTTCGGGCTGAACACTCAAACCGTCAACCGTCTCCAAATTTGTGAGCTACCTCACAGCATCGTGAAGGATGCTCGTCGACAATCTGGTTCATATGTGTTGGGAACCTTGCACAAGTTGGGTTTGTCGGCGACAATGATGGAACTCGAACCATCAAAGACAACTTTTTTCACGATTCAAGGAATGACATGAAGACACTGGCGATTTGCGGATTGATGTTGGCATTGGCAGTTGGTTGCAGCAAGACCGAACCCGCTGCGGAAGCAACCGGGGCAACCGAATCGGCGGCTGCAGTGACTCCTGTGATTTACAACTCCGGCGAAGAATTGACGCTGGAAGTTCCCTCCATGCATTGTCCGTTTGGCTGCTACCCGACCATCGAGAAAACTCTCACCGAGCTCGACGGAGTGGAAAAAGTGGATCTCGTCCCGCAAGAAAAAGAAGGCGAAATCAACGATCACCGTGTGATCGTCAAGCTGAATGATGAATTCGATGCCACCAAAGCCGTCGCTGCATTGGCCGGTGCTGGATTTGACGATGCCGTGATCGAAAACAAAAACTGATCAATACGTCGACGCACGAAAGCCCTGGCGTGAATACGCTGGGGCTTTTTTGTTGCCCGGAACTTCAAGAATCGCTGAACGAATGACTGTTCCAGACCCCAACCGAGACTACGCGAAAACACTTGTTCTCAAACTCCGTGAAGCCGGTTTCGAAGCGTTGTGGGCCGGCGGATGTGTGCGTGATTTTCTGCTCGGTCGTACTCCAAAAGACTACGATATCGCAACCAATGCGACGCCGGATCAGGTCCGAGACTTGTTCGGACGCAAACGGACGCTGGCGGTTGGTGCGAGTTTCGGCGTTATTGTCGTCTTGGCACCGAAGGGAGTGGAACAGGTCGAAGTCGCCACATTCCGGAGTGAAGGGGGATATCACGACGGTCGTCGACCCACGCAGGTCGTTTTCACGTCTGCTGAGGAAGACGCCAAACGTCGGGATTTCACAATCAACGGGATGTTTTACGATCCGATTGAAGAGGCCGTTCGTGACTACGTGGGCGGCGAAGCGGATCTGAATGCTGGTGTCATTCGCGCGATTGGCGACCCGCATGCTCGCATGACCGAGGACAAACTCCGAACGCTCCGAGCAATCCGCTTCGCTGCGACACTCGAATTTCAATTGGAATCGACAACGCAGAACGCGGTTTGCGAGATGGCGACTCAGTTGACCGTAGTCAGTGCCGAACGGATCGCGCAGGAACTGCGGCGGATGTTGGTCGATCCGCATCGCCGACGTGCCGTGGAATTGCTAGCCGAGACGAACCTTCTGACCGTCATTTTCCCCGAGTTCGGCCCGTTGATGCATGAGGAACCGCATCGTTGGGACGAGACGTTGCGAACCCTGGATGAGCTAGATCGCCCGAGTTTCGCCCTCGCGGCTGCAGCACTATGGCACGGTTTGCCGGATGGTGGTTCTCGGGGAAAGGTGGCTCATCGACTCGGGAAACGGCTGCGGTTGTCGAATGACGATATCCAGCAAATCACTTGGTTGCTGGAGCATCACCGGAGCCTGGATAATGCGGACCAATTGCCCGCCCATCAGCTCAAGCGAATTCTCGCGGCCACGGGGATCGACGATTTACTTGCACTGATCCAAGCCGAACGAACCGCACGCGAGGTCGAATTGTCTCCGGTCGAATTCTGTCAGAACTACCTCGCGACTCACTCCGCCGCCGAGATCAATCCACCGCCGTTAGTGGGCGGGCACGATTTGATCCAAATGGGCCTGCGACCGGGCAAGGAATTCAAATCGCTGCTAGATGCCATCCGCGATGCCCAACTCGACGGGATCGTGCAAAATACAGACGAGGCGTTGGCAATGGTCAAGCAACTTCGGGAAAGCTGATCAACGAATTGGTTGCATCGCGGAACGGCACGCGGTAAGACAGCGGTGATTACTGTCTCTCAAAATGAATAGGCGATTTCGATGACACAAAGCGTCCGTATTGGCATCATCGGCGCGGGAGCCGTTTCCGACTATCACCACGTGCCCGGTATCAACATCGATCCGCGAGCCGAGTTGGTCGCGGTCTGCGATCCAAATGAAACGTTGCTGGAACAACGAAAATCGGAATGGGGCGAATTCGATGCAACGACTTCGTATCAGGATATTGCCGACCATCCGAACGTCGATGCCGTCATCATCGCGACACCGAACTTCACGCACAGAGAAATCGCACTCGCGTGTCTCGCGGGTGACAAACACGTCATGTGCGAAAAGCCACTCGGGCTCAATTACGAAGAGTCCAAGGAAATGTATCAAGCCGCACGTGATCGGAACTTGCGGCACATGACGGCGTTCACGTATCGGTTTGCTCCGTCGATGCGTTACGTTCGCCATTTGGTCAAAAGCGGTGCCCTCGGGGAATTGCGACACTTCCGCAGCCAACGGTTCTTGGATTGGCCGGAAACCAGTTGGGGGTGGCGGCA
This window encodes:
- a CDS encoding CCA tRNA nucleotidyltransferase, which gives rise to MTVPDPNRDYAKTLVLKLREAGFEALWAGGCVRDFLLGRTPKDYDIATNATPDQVRDLFGRKRTLAVGASFGVIVVLAPKGVEQVEVATFRSEGGYHDGRRPTQVVFTSAEEDAKRRDFTINGMFYDPIEEAVRDYVGGEADLNAGVIRAIGDPHARMTEDKLRTLRAIRFAATLEFQLESTTQNAVCEMATQLTVVSAERIAQELRRMLVDPHRRRAVELLAETNLLTVIFPEFGPLMHEEPHRWDETLRTLDELDRPSFALAAAALWHGLPDGGSRGKVAHRLGKRLRLSNDDIQQITWLLEHHRSLDNADQLPAHQLKRILAATGIDDLLALIQAERTAREVELSPVEFCQNYLATHSAAEINPPPLVGGHDLIQMGLRPGKEFKSLLDAIRDAQLDGIVQNTDEALAMVKQLRES
- a CDS encoding heavy-metal-associated domain-containing protein; amino-acid sequence: MKTLAICGLMLALAVGCSKTEPAAEATGATESAAAVTPVIYNSGEELTLEVPSMHCPFGCYPTIEKTLTELDGVEKVDLVPQEKEGEINDHRVIVKLNDEFDATKAVAALAGAGFDDAVIENKN